From the genome of Psychrilyobacter atlanticus DSM 19335, one region includes:
- the accC gene encoding acetyl-CoA carboxylase biotin carboxylase subunit → MFKKILIANRGEIAVRIIRAAKELEIKTVAVYSAADKESLHVTLADEAICIGPAMSTESYLKIPNIIAAAEATGAEAIHPGYGFLAENADFAKICKRHGIVFIGPSPECINNMGDKATARATAVENGVPLTNGTGIIHKMEDARKVVHEKIGYPVMIKATAGGGGKGMRIARDDEEFAVNFRAAQNEADAAFGNPDCYVEKYVENPRHIEFQIVGDKFGNVVHLGERDCSIQRRHQKLVEEAPSATLPEDVRVKMGEAAVKLAKAINYDSVGTLEFLVDVNNDFFFMEMNTRVQVEHTITEAITGFDIIKAQIIVASGHELHVKQSDIELHGHSIECRINAEDPENGFMPSAGTLEKYIVPGGIGVRVDSHSYQGYSIPPYYDSMIGKLIVHGVDREEAIIRMKRALEEYKIEGVETTIKFHEKVLENEEFKSGNYSTNFIEKNFPEYLKG, encoded by the coding sequence ATGTTTAAGAAGATATTAATCGCTAACCGTGGAGAGATAGCAGTTAGAATAATAAGAGCAGCAAAAGAATTAGAGATAAAGACAGTTGCTGTATACTCTGCAGCAGATAAGGAAAGTTTACATGTAACCTTAGCTGATGAAGCTATTTGTATAGGACCTGCAATGAGTACTGAATCATACTTAAAAATACCAAATATAATTGCAGCAGCAGAAGCTACAGGAGCAGAAGCTATTCATCCAGGTTATGGATTCTTAGCTGAAAATGCTGATTTTGCAAAAATCTGTAAAAGACATGGGATAGTATTTATAGGGCCTAGTCCAGAGTGTATCAACAATATGGGAGATAAAGCTACAGCTCGTGCAACGGCAGTAGAAAATGGAGTGCCTCTAACTAATGGAACTGGAATAATCCATAAGATGGAAGATGCTAGAAAGGTAGTTCATGAGAAGATAGGTTACCCGGTAATGATAAAAGCCACTGCCGGTGGTGGTGGAAAAGGTATGAGAATAGCTAGAGATGATGAAGAGTTTGCAGTAAACTTTAGAGCAGCTCAGAATGAAGCCGATGCAGCATTTGGAAATCCAGATTGTTATGTAGAAAAATATGTAGAAAACCCAAGACATATAGAGTTTCAGATTGTAGGAGATAAATTTGGAAATGTAGTTCATTTAGGAGAAAGAGACTGTTCTATTCAAAGAAGACATCAAAAATTAGTTGAGGAGGCACCATCTGCTACTTTACCAGAAGATGTAAGGGTAAAGATGGGAGAAGCAGCTGTAAAATTAGCTAAAGCTATAAACTATGACTCTGTCGGAACTTTAGAATTTTTAGTGGATGTAAATAATGACTTCTTCTTTATGGAGATGAATACAAGAGTACAAGTTGAGCATACTATTACGGAAGCTATTACTGGTTTTGATATAATTAAAGCTCAAATAATCGTGGCATCAGGTCATGAGTTACATGTGAAACAATCAGACATAGAACTTCATGGACATTCTATTGAATGTAGAATAAATGCAGAGGATCCAGAAAATGGATTTATGCCTTCAGCAGGAACATTGGAGAAATACATTGTTCCAGGTGGAATAGGAGTTAGAGTAGATTCTCATTCATACCAAGGGTATAGCATACCACCATACTACGATTCTATGATTGGAAAATTAATAGTTCATGGTGTAGATAGAGAGGAAGCTATCATCAGAATGAAGAGAGCACTTGAAGAATATAAGATAGAAGGAGTAGAAACTACTATTAAATTTCATGAAAAAGTATTAGAAAATGAAGAGTTTAAAAGTGGAAATTATTCAACTAACTTTATAGAGAAAAATTTTCCTGAATATTTAAAAGGATAA
- a CDS encoding acetyl-CoA carboxylase biotin carboxyl carrier protein — protein MKNDMNTINEIIKVIGESQLTEISIEEKDFKLLIKKPKLVLEGSIEEVEEIEEAAAEVAVTEQVKEIISESVGRFYYINKDEKPMMTVGMAVKKGQKVGYVEAIGIKTDIKSEFDGEIKEILVKNGEVAEYGKVLVKIGE, from the coding sequence ATGAAAAACGATATGAATACTATCAATGAGATAATAAAAGTAATAGGTGAGTCACAACTTACAGAGATATCTATAGAGGAAAAAGATTTTAAACTTCTTATAAAGAAGCCTAAGTTAGTATTAGAAGGAAGTATAGAAGAGGTAGAAGAAATAGAAGAGGCAGCAGCAGAAGTAGCTGTAACAGAACAAGTGAAAGAGATAATATCTGAAAGTGTAGGAAGATTTTACTATATAAATAAAGATGAAAAACCTATGATGACAGTAGGGATGGCTGTAAAAAAAGGTCAAAAAGTTGGTTATGTAGAAGCAATAGGAATTAAAACAGATATAAAAAGTGAATTTGATGGTGAAATAAAAGAAATTTTAGTAAAAAATGGAGAGGTTGCCGAATACGGAAAAGTATTGGTTAAAATAGGAGAATAA
- a CDS encoding NAD(P)/FAD-dependent oxidoreductase, protein MKYDIIFAGGGQASVFGAYEAINKNPNLKIMVIDKGQMLDKRVCPKEKLGRCVKCPTCAIIYGVSGAGAYSDSKFNMDYRVGGDVHTITSKTLVNETIQYVADIYKDFGFDDEPTGLVYNDEMELIKRRCIENDIQLVDTPTMHLGTDGSRELYSKLINTLLEKGVEFSSNSDFKDLIIEDGEIKGAIVETKEGEKTFYSDKIITALGRSGAKQMMKMCQKHGIGYSAGSVDIGVRVEIPDVVMKTVNKNFYEAKMVFYTKKYNDKMRTFCSNPSGFIAVEKHSDNIMLANGHAYKNKKSTNTNLALLCTKSFTEPFNQPFEYAASIAKMSTMLTGGKVLCQSYGDLKAGRRSTEERMSRLNIEPTTEDYVAGDISLACPKRILDNIMEFVEVHDKVTPGFASNDLLLYFPEIKFRSTRMTIDSNMETTVKGLYSVGDSSGYGSGLNIAAVMGILAVRDILGKIK, encoded by the coding sequence ATGAAATATGATATTATATTTGCTGGTGGTGGACAAGCTAGTGTCTTTGGAGCATACGAAGCTATCAATAAAAATCCAAACCTTAAGATAATGGTGATCGATAAGGGTCAAATGTTGGATAAAAGAGTATGTCCTAAAGAGAAGCTAGGTAGATGTGTAAAATGTCCTACTTGTGCGATCATTTATGGTGTGAGTGGAGCAGGAGCTTATTCGGATTCAAAATTTAATATGGATTATAGAGTAGGAGGAGACGTACATACTATAACGAGTAAAACTTTAGTAAATGAGACTATTCAGTATGTTGCGGATATCTACAAAGATTTTGGATTTGATGATGAACCTACAGGGTTAGTTTATAATGATGAGATGGAATTAATAAAGAGAAGATGTATTGAAAACGATATTCAATTAGTAGATACTCCTACTATGCATTTGGGAACCGATGGTTCTAGAGAATTATACTCTAAATTAATAAATACTCTTTTAGAAAAAGGTGTAGAATTCAGCTCAAATTCAGATTTTAAAGATTTAATAATTGAAGATGGAGAGATAAAAGGTGCAATTGTTGAGACTAAAGAAGGGGAAAAGACTTTTTATAGTGATAAAATCATAACAGCTCTAGGTAGAAGTGGAGCTAAACAAATGATGAAAATGTGCCAAAAACATGGGATAGGATATAGTGCAGGATCGGTAGATATCGGTGTAAGGGTAGAGATCCCTGATGTAGTAATGAAAACTGTCAACAAAAACTTCTATGAAGCAAAGATGGTATTTTATACAAAAAAATATAATGACAAGATGAGAACTTTCTGTAGTAATCCTAGCGGGTTTATAGCTGTAGAAAAACATAGTGATAATATTATGTTAGCTAATGGTCATGCATACAAAAATAAAAAATCAACTAATACAAACTTAGCATTGTTATGTACTAAATCATTTACAGAGCCATTTAATCAACCATTTGAATATGCAGCTTCTATCGCTAAGATGTCAACTATGCTGACAGGTGGGAAAGTATTATGTCAGTCATACGGAGATCTGAAAGCAGGTAGAAGGTCTACAGAGGAGAGAATGTCTAGATTGAATATAGAACCTACAACGGAAGATTACGTAGCAGGAGATATTTCACTGGCTTGTCCAAAGAGAATTTTAGATAATATAATGGAATTTGTAGAGGTACATGATAAGGTAACTCCTGGGTTTGCATCTAACGATCTATTATTATATTTTCCAGAGATCAAGTTTAGAAGTACAAGGATGACTATCGATTCAAATATGGAAACTACTGTAAAGGGTCTTTACTCAGTAGGAGATAGCTCAGGTTATGGAAGTGGATTAAATATTGCAGCAGTAATGGGAATATTAGCAGTAAGAGATATTTTAGGAAAGATAAAATAA
- a CDS encoding DNA polymerase III subunit alpha, giving the protein MKNKFVHLHLHTEYSLLDGVGKIDEYLDRALELKMDSVAITDHGNMFGAIEFYKKARKRGIKPILGMEAYISLGSMKEKEKTTYHLVLLAKNEIGYKNLMKLSSIGYLDGFYYKPRIDKTVLKKYSEGLIGLSACMQGEIARGIRDEKTAEELGSVIDSYIDIFGKKDFYIELQDNGIPEQYPINDKLYKLAREHDLQVVGTNDVHYAHYGQHGLQDVLICIQTGSKIDDEKRMRIHTNELFMKSREQLVEKLGKYEGALENTVKIAEKCNLEIEFGKFKFPEYEVGEEFKDVHEYLRKLVYDGLDKRYPNGIEEKAIERVEYELGIISKMGYEEYFVVVWDFIDYAKRQNIPIGPGRGSAAGSMVAYTLGITELDPIKYNLIFERFLNPERISMPDIDIDICQERRHELIEYVGKKYGRDRVAQIITFGTMKARAAIRDVGRALNIPLYKVDKLAKLIPQFYTIDRAIRDIGEFKRAYDTDDEAKKIIDISRGLENKVRHASVHAAGVVITKNPLTNDVPLYSDSKGEQVCTQYQMKELEDLGLLKMDFLGLRNLTILQRTIDYIEDGVGVKIELSDVPLDAPLVYDALQRGDTLGVFQLESRGVRKLLKKLKPNSFDDVIAVLALYRPGPLGSGMVDDYIGVKNGLKDAVYPHESLEEVLKETYGVILYQEQVMKIASIMANYSLGEADLLRRAMGKKIAELMEENRLIFIERSIKNGYEKKIAENVFYLIDKFAGYGFNKSHSAAYGLIAYWTAYFKEYYPKYYYAALMTSERGNNDKLAIYIDDAKSHGIDVGLPDINKVSNKFIVDGEQIRFGMSAIKNLGEGIIDKLSKDIDEFGMYKTFEDFVIRTKKIGMNKKALEALVLSGTLDSLPGNRREKYSCIEKSLVYAARVAKEDEIQQMNLFGEARATIESFTMGTMEEYKIENILKGEKEYLGFYFTGHPLDKYNELLNVYELDKLVELKVDRPHHVRTCGIISGIKKIITKKNKQMMAVFTLEDHFGTVSCTVFPNEFDRLSNYLVEGNAVYLEGSVQLDFFGGNEEKKIVIRELKYLEDIVEVPSFKVYILVDEETKIKLPKLKKILLDHKGKHRVYIALREKDGNRVVELGEKYKVEPSSDFIHQVGELLGIDKMKIK; this is encoded by the coding sequence ATGAAAAACAAATTTGTACATTTACACCTACATACAGAATATAGCCTCCTAGATGGAGTGGGAAAGATCGATGAGTATCTAGATCGTGCTCTGGAACTAAAGATGGATAGTGTGGCAATTACCGATCATGGAAATATGTTTGGTGCCATAGAATTTTATAAGAAAGCACGAAAAAGAGGGATAAAGCCAATCCTTGGAATGGAAGCTTATATAAGTTTGGGTTCAATGAAGGAAAAGGAAAAAACAACCTATCACCTGGTACTTTTAGCTAAAAATGAAATAGGTTATAAAAATCTTATGAAACTATCTTCCATAGGATATTTGGATGGATTCTACTATAAACCCAGGATAGATAAAACTGTTTTAAAAAAATATAGTGAAGGACTCATAGGATTATCAGCCTGTATGCAGGGGGAGATAGCCCGTGGTATTAGAGATGAGAAAACTGCTGAGGAGTTAGGGAGTGTCATAGATTCCTATATAGATATATTTGGAAAGAAAGATTTCTATATAGAGTTACAGGATAATGGAATCCCAGAACAATATCCAATTAACGATAAATTATATAAATTAGCAAGGGAACATGATCTACAAGTAGTGGGAACAAATGATGTTCACTACGCCCATTATGGGCAGCACGGGTTACAGGATGTCCTAATCTGTATACAAACAGGAAGCAAGATAGATGATGAGAAGAGGATGAGAATCCATACCAATGAATTGTTTATGAAAAGTAGGGAACAGTTGGTAGAAAAATTGGGGAAATATGAAGGTGCTTTAGAAAATACAGTAAAGATAGCAGAAAAATGTAACCTAGAGATTGAGTTTGGTAAATTTAAATTTCCTGAATATGAAGTCGGAGAAGAATTCAAAGATGTTCATGAGTATCTAAGAAAATTGGTCTATGATGGTTTGGACAAAAGATATCCAAACGGCATAGAGGAAAAGGCTATAGAAAGAGTAGAATACGAATTAGGAATTATAAGTAAGATGGGGTATGAAGAATATTTTGTTGTTGTTTGGGATTTTATAGATTATGCTAAAAGACAGAATATACCTATAGGTCCTGGAAGGGGATCGGCCGCTGGTAGTATGGTCGCTTATACCCTTGGGATAACAGAGTTAGATCCCATAAAGTATAACCTTATATTTGAAAGATTTCTGAATCCGGAACGGATCTCTATGCCGGATATAGATATAGATATTTGCCAGGAAAGACGGCATGAACTTATAGAATATGTAGGAAAAAAATATGGCAGAGATAGAGTAGCTCAGATAATTACCTTTGGAACAATGAAGGCTAGAGCTGCCATAAGGGATGTGGGAAGAGCTTTAAATATACCTCTTTATAAGGTCGATAAATTGGCCAAATTAATCCCGCAGTTTTATACAATAGACAGAGCTATCCGCGATATAGGCGAATTTAAAAGGGCCTATGACACAGATGATGAGGCTAAAAAAATAATAGACATATCTAGAGGGTTGGAAAATAAGGTGAGACATGCTTCTGTTCATGCTGCAGGAGTAGTGATAACTAAAAATCCACTGACCAATGATGTGCCATTATATTCGGATTCCAAAGGGGAGCAGGTCTGCACTCAATATCAGATGAAGGAATTAGAGGATTTAGGTCTATTAAAAATGGACTTCTTGGGACTACGAAATCTAACTATACTTCAAAGAACTATAGATTATATAGAGGATGGAGTAGGTGTGAAAATAGAACTGAGTGATGTTCCACTAGATGCTCCACTGGTATATGATGCACTCCAAAGGGGAGATACCCTAGGAGTGTTCCAATTGGAATCTAGAGGTGTAAGAAAGTTATTAAAAAAATTAAAACCCAATAGTTTTGATGATGTCATTGCAGTTTTAGCTCTGTATCGGCCGGGACCTTTGGGGTCTGGGATGGTAGATGACTATATAGGTGTAAAAAATGGATTGAAAGATGCTGTATATCCCCATGAAAGTCTGGAAGAGGTGTTAAAGGAAACATATGGAGTAATATTGTACCAGGAACAGGTAATGAAAATAGCTTCTATTATGGCAAATTATTCTTTAGGGGAAGCAGATCTACTTCGTCGTGCTATGGGAAAAAAGATAGCAGAACTTATGGAAGAAAATAGATTAATATTTATTGAAAGATCAATAAAAAATGGCTATGAAAAAAAGATAGCAGAAAATGTATTCTATCTTATAGATAAGTTTGCGGGATATGGGTTCAATAAGTCTCATTCGGCAGCTTATGGACTTATAGCTTATTGGACGGCATACTTTAAGGAGTACTATCCAAAGTATTACTATGCAGCTCTTATGACCTCTGAACGGGGTAATAATGATAAGCTGGCTATCTATATAGATGATGCTAAAAGTCATGGGATAGATGTAGGTTTACCCGATATAAATAAAGTTAGTAATAAATTTATAGTGGATGGGGAGCAGATTAGGTTTGGAATGTCCGCTATAAAGAACCTAGGTGAAGGAATAATAGATAAACTCAGTAAAGATATAGATGAGTTTGGAATGTATAAAACTTTTGAAGATTTTGTTATTCGGACTAAGAAGATAGGGATGAATAAAAAAGCCTTGGAAGCTCTAGTATTATCAGGGACATTGGATAGTCTTCCAGGAAATAGAAGGGAAAAATATAGTTGCATCGAAAAGTCTTTGGTCTATGCTGCTCGTGTAGCTAAGGAAGATGAGATCCAGCAGATGAACTTATTTGGAGAAGCTCGTGCCACTATAGAGAGTTTTACCATGGGAACAATGGAAGAATATAAGATAGAAAATATCTTAAAAGGTGAGAAAGAATACCTTGGATTTTATTTTACTGGGCATCCATTGGATAAATATAATGAACTGTTAAATGTATATGAACTGGATAAATTAGTGGAATTAAAAGTCGATAGACCACATCATGTACGGACTTGTGGGATAATCAGCGGGATAAAAAAAATAATAACTAAAAAAAATAAACAGATGATGGCTGTATTTACTCTGGAAGATCACTTTGGAACCGTTAGTTGTACTGTATTTCCCAATGAGTTTGACAGATTATCTAACTATCTTGTAGAGGGAAATGCTGTATACTTAGAGGGGAGTGTACAATTAGACTTTTTTGGTGGAAACGAAGAAAAAAAGATAGTTATCAGAGAATTGAAATATTTAGAAGATATAGTGGAAGTACCTAGTTTTAAGGTGTATATACTAGTAGATGAAGAGACCAAGATAAAACTGCCTAAATTAAAAAAGATATTATTGGATCACAAAGGAAAGCATAGGGTCTACATTGCACTTAGAGAAAAAGATGGAAACAGAGTGGTTGAGTTGGGAGAAAAATATAAAGTAGAACCGAGTTCAGATTTTATCCATCAGGTAGGAGAACTCTTAGGAATAGATAAAATGAAGATTAAATAA